A single Cyprinus carpio isolate SPL01 chromosome A6, ASM1834038v1, whole genome shotgun sequence DNA region contains:
- the LOC122145285 gene encoding uncharacterized protein LOC122145285, whose translation MKQLYREQFDRNSERGKHLCNEYVERVLQMDAAEIQHEFIYVDEAGFNLAKTRRRGRNVIGHRAITNVPGQRGGNITLGAAITQNGVLHHHANLGPYNPNLILAFLDRLHEIVTALNQVDQMRYIVVWDNVSFHRAALVQNWFHEHPEFEVLYLPPYSPLPESNRFFSAWRWKVYNLRPYDGLPLIQAMEQACDHIEAASVQG comes from the exons ATGAAACAACTGTATCGGGAACAATTTGACAGAAATTCAGAGAGAGGGAAACATCTGTGCAATGAGTATGTGGAG AGAGTCTTGCAAATGGATGCTGCTGAAATTCAACATGAATTTATATATGTGGATGAGGCTGGATTTAACCTtgcaaaaacaagaagaagaggGAGAAATGTAATTGGGCACAGGGCAATCACCAATGTGCCAGGGCAGCGAGGGGGTAACATCACCCTTGGCGCTGCTATCACACAAAATGGGGTCCTCCACCACCATGCAAATCTGGGACCCTATAATCCAAATCTAATACTTGCATTTCTTGACAGATTGCACGAGATTGTCACAGCATTAAACCAAGTGGACCAGATGCGGTACATTGTCGTTTGGGACAATGTCTCATTCCATCGGGCTGCTCTGGTCCAGAATTGGTTCCATGAGCACCCTGAATTTGAAGTATTATACCTTCCCCCATACTCCCCCCTTCCTGAATCCAATAGATTTTTTTCAGCATGGCGGTGGAAGGTATACAACCTGCGGCCATATGACGGTTTGCCCCTCATTCAGGCCATGGAGCAGGCCTGTGATCATATCGAAGCAGCTTCTGTGCAGGGGTAG